In Citrus sinensis cultivar Valencia sweet orange chromosome 2, DVS_A1.0, whole genome shotgun sequence, a single genomic region encodes these proteins:
- the LOC102627416 gene encoding uncharacterized protein LOC102627416 — protein MARNEEKAQSMLNRYIALQAEEKKKPKERRPYLASECRDLSEADKWRQQIMREIGRKVAEIQNEGLGEHRLRDLNDEINKLIREKGHWERRIFELGGPNYTKHFAKMTDLEGNIVDVPNPSGRGPGYRYFGAAKKLPGVRELFEKPPELRKRRTRYDIYKRIDASYYGYRDDEDGVLERVEGPAEREMRAKAVQEWRRLDEIKKEAMKTVKSGEEASVMGQVNEILKEGEEDVVLEERMREMEIERKEKEREFVVHVPLPDDKEIEKMVIERKKMELLKKYATEEFVEEQNEAKAMLNIQR, from the coding sequence ATGGCGCGTAACGAAGAGAAAGCTCAGTCGATGCTGAATCGGTACATCGCACTACAGgcagaagagaaaaagaaacccaaagaACGGCGTCCGTATTTAGCCTCTGAGTGCCGCGATCTCAGCGAGGCCGACAAGTGGCGGCAGCAAATCATGCGAGAAATCGGCCGCAAAGTGGCCGAGATCCAGAACGAAGGCCTCGGCGAGCACCGGCTCCGCGACCTCAACGACGAGATTAACAAACTAATCCGCGAGAAGGGGCACTGGGAGAGACGGATTTTCGAACTCGGCGGCCCCAATTACACCAAACACTTTGCTAAAATGACGGACTTGGAAGGGAACATCGTCGACGTCCCAAACCCTAGCGGGCGTGGGCCGGGGTACCGTTATTTTGGCGCCGCGAAGAAGCTGCCGGGTGTGAGGGAGTTGTTCGAGAAGCCGCCGGAGTTGCGAAAGCGGAGGACTAGGTATGATATTTATAAGAGGATTGATGCGAGTTATTATGGGTACAGGGATGATGAAGATGGGGTTTTGGAGAGAGTTGAGGGGCCCGCGGAGAGGGAAATGCGTGCGAAGGCGGTGCAGGAGTGGAGGAGGTTGGATGAGATAAAGAAGGAGGCGATGAAGACGGTGAAGAGCGGGGAAGAGGCGAGCGTGATGGGGCAGGTGAACGAGATCTTGAAGGAGGGGGAAGAGGATGTGGTTTTGGAGGAGAGGATGAGGGAAATGGAGATTGAGAGGAAAGAGAAGGAGAGGGAGTTTGTGGTGCACGTGCCGTTGCCTGATGATAAGGAGATTGAGAAGATGGTTATTGAGAGGAAGAAGATGGAGTTGTTGAAGAAGTACGCGACTGAAGAGTTTGTTGAAGAGCAGAATGAGGCCAAAGCTATGCTTAATATACAGCGTTAG